TTGATTTTGCAGCGAATAAGGAAGAGTGGAAAAAAGGGCTGGAGTACATGCATAAGCTGTATGCAGAAGGCCTGATTGACCCGGCTTCCTTCACACAGAACGATCAGGCAATCGGGCAGTTGGGTAACAAGGAAGGTGATGAGGTGGTCGGCTCTATAACGACAGCGCTGGTCAGTTACCTCGTGAACACGTATGACAAAGATATCACCCGCCACCAGCACTGGGACATCGTGCCTCCGCTGAAAGGGCCGGATGGTGTGCAGACGACAGGTGCTACGCAAAGCGTAGGTGAGTTCGAGTTCGCCATCACCAATAAAGCGACCGAAGCACAACAGATCGCTGCGATCAAAATTGTAGATTATATGTTCAGTGAAGAAGGCGCTTTATATGCAGAGTACGGGCCGACCGAAGGCAAAGGCTGGAAGAAGGCGGATGCCGATGAGAAAAACATCAATGGTGAGCCTGCCAAATACAGCTACTACAACCTGCCTGAGCGTGACCCAAATGTTGTAGTCAACGAGAGTTGGTCACAGATCGGAGCACATGACTTGTCCAATACGTTCCGGAATCTTTTTGCAGAAGGTCAGAACCCACTGGAAGCGGAGGGTTACGGTACACGTCTAGCGCAAGCAACCAATGTATATGAACCTTATGCGCCAAAAGAAATCTATCCTGCGAACGTGTTTATCCGTCCAGAAGATACAGAAACCGCTGCGCAGCTCACGACGGCCGTCAAGGATTACGTGATGACCAATATGGCTCAATTCATTATCGGCAGCAAGAGCATTGATAAGGAATGGGACGCGTATGTGAAAGGTTTTGATGGTCTGGGACTCAGCAATTACCTTGAGATTTACCAGCGTGCGATTGAGAAGAATCAATAAAGATTAATGGATTCATGAATGAGGCTGTCCCGATGCCAACACAGGAATCGGGACGGTCTTCTCCTTTTGACAACCCCACTTCATTCGATATAATTTACTGAATATTTATGGAAACTTAGCGACCAGATTGGCGCGGTTGTCATTCTAACTTATGCAAAATGCTCATGCGTATAAACAGTGGTGGGGGGCCTCGGAGATGAACAACAGTTGGTTTAGACGTTTGCTGCTATCGTATTTGCCTGTTTTTTTTATCGTGACCACAATCCTGTTTATTATCTTCTTTCAGGTATTCAATGAACAGAACCGGAGAGAAGCACTCAAGGCCAATGAATTTCTGGCGTCACAGGTAACGCAATATTTGGACAATTCACTACGTTCCATTGACTTCAAGGTGCTGCGTGATATTTTGACCAATCCCAACCTGAAAAATTATTATTCGGTAACCGGAAGCGAGGATGTGTATGCCGGAATTCAAGCAGTCCAGGTTATTGATGAATTAAAAATAGAGTATCCGCTGATTGATTCCATATATCTGGTGAGATACAACGACGATACGGTATTCAGCAACGGCAAGGCAGTGCCGATTGAGGAATTCCCGGATGCAGCGTTTATTAAAGACAGTCGTGCTGCGGCAACGCAAAAGTGGGTGGGGGCGAGATCCTTTAAGGCATTCCCGACAGAGGAAGGAAAACAGGTCATTACACTCATTCGCGGTGTCGGAAACGGCACGGGTCTTGTGGTTGTTAACGTCGATCTGCCGACCTTGCAGAAATCCATCATGCAGATGTATGACCCTGAATTCACCTTCGTGAATATCTTCAATCGCTCGGGTGGCAATCTGTGGGACGGAGGAATTCAGGATGGAATTACAGCGGTTTCTCCCAAAACAGACTCAGGTGAAGTATTCTCCGAGTTTACATCCAGCTACAGCGGCTGGAAGGTACAGACGGGACTGAATAATGGCAAGATCGTCAAATTTGCCCTGAAATTTTATAATATCTGGTTTGTTTTTGCCGTTGCTGTTGTCCTGATTGGTGTGGTATGGGTGATCTATGTGACACGTAGAAATTACAAGCCCATCCAGCAGATTGTCACGTTGATTGAGACGGTGGCTTCGCAGAAACAGCCAGGGGCGGGTTATACGAAGGATAACGAGTTCCGTTTTATCCAGACTACGCTGGAGCGAATGATTGATCAAACCAAGCAATATCAGGAGGAGCATGAAGAGAACCTAATTTTGCAGAAGAAATATTTCTTTCAGGAGCTGCTGGAGGGTACGCGGGACTTTACTGGAAATGAACTGACAGCGGAGATGAGCAGGTTCAAGCTCCCGCAGTTAGAGGATCGATGGGCTGTAATGGTGGTGGAGATTGATCAGTATTCACGGTTCATGGAGGAGTACCACAATCAGGATCAATCCCTTCTGAAATTCGTGTTATCCAGCATTCTGCAGGAGAGTGCAAGGCACGAGGGCACCGAAGTGTGGGCAGAGTGGATATCGGATCAGCGTCTGTATGCCATACTCTGGATTCCCGAAATGGAGAAAGGTGAGGAAACCGAGCAGAGACTGCTCTCCGGTTATCTTGACAGGGTTGGGCAGTATTTGAACTTCACCGTAACCATTGGTATTGGAAGAGTGGCAGTGGATGTCCGTGGTCTGAGAGCTTCGCTGAAGGAGGCGGTGCATGCCTTGGAATACAAGGCTGTGCTCGGCATGAATCGGATCATTCCATGCGGGGAGGTACCGAGCTCAACCAATGATGTGTATGAGTTCCTGAAGACGATCTCTTTGCTGGTGCAGGCGATGCGACTCTCGGAAGATGTGTGGGAGAAGCATTTTGATCGCTTGTTCGAACAGATCCATGAATCCGTGCTCTCCCGCCAGGAGATTATGAATACGGTCCAATTGCTGTTCCAGCACTATAACCGGGAGTTCGCAGAACTTCCACGAGAGTATCAGGAGCGATGGGCATCTGTATTTACACCACTTCTTCCTAGGTTGGAAGGTTGGGAGACGTTGGATGATTTACGCGCGCTGTGCTGGGAGGGTTTCCGTGAGCTGGCTGATGAGATGCAGACGCTTCATTGCTCCAGAAAACATCGATCTCATATTCTTGAAATTCGCAAGTATATTGAACAGAACTACAACAACCCCGAGTTGTCGCTGAATTATCTAAGTGATCTATTTGATATCAATCCGAAATATTTAAGCAAGCTGTTTAAGGACGAAATTGGTGAGAAGTTCGTGGATCTTCTGATTAGTCACCGTATTGAGAAGGCGAAGCAGCTCATGCTGGAGACGGATAAGGCCATTCAGGAGATCAGTGAGGAAGTTGGGTATACGAATTACAATTCCTTCAATCGGGCGTTCAAGAATGTGGTGGGTGTAGCGCCTAGCGACTACCGAAAAGCCATGTGAGCCCATGCACCAGACTAAGCCGAACTCATAAGGAGAATGTGCATATGGACTATAAAGATGTTTCGCTTCCCATTCAGGAGCGGACCCAAGATCTGCTCGGACGGATGACCACGGAGGAGAAGATAGGACAGCTGATCCAGCCGATGGGGTGGAAGACTTATGTTAAGGAAGCAGATGGTACGGTTCAGGTTACAGATGAGTTTAAAAAGGACATCGCAGAGGGCGGGATTGGGTCGTTGTATGGAGCACTTCGTGCTGATCCCTGGACGGAAGTGACGCTGGAGACTGGCCTGACCCCTAGGCAAGGAGCTGTTGCCACTAATGAAATTCAGCGGTATGCCATGGAGAACTCCCGGCTGGGAATTCCCATTTTGTTCGGGGAAGAGTGTTCTCACGGGCATATGGCCATTGGGGCAACTGTATTCCCGGTGCCGTTAGCAATAGGAAGTGCTTGGAACACGGAATTGTACCGCAAGATGTGTGAAGCGACTGCTGTGGAGACTCGGAGCCAGGGAGGAGCGGCAACATATTCTCCTGTGCTTGATGTCGTACGGGACCCGAGATGGGGACGGACGGAGGAATGTTTTGCCGAAGATCCATACCTGATCGGTGAACTGGCGGTTGAAGCGATAAAAGGTTTACAGGGTGACCGGCTCGATTCTAATCGGACGATTGTGGCGACACTCAAACATTTTGCAGCCTATGGCAGCTCGGAGGGTGGGCGCAATGCTGCTCCGGTGCATATGGGACTGCGAGAGCTGCACGAGGTGGATCTGCTGCCGTTCAAGAAAGCAGTGGAAGCCGGAGCATGTTCTGTCATGACAGCGTATAACGAGATTGATGGTGTGCCTTGTACGTCGAGTTCGTATCTGCTGAATGATCTCCTGCGCGAGCAATGGGGGTTTGACGGATTTGTCATTACTGACTTTGGTGCAATTCAGATGCTCGTCAATGGACACAACACCGCGGAGAACGGGGAGCAGGCCGTCGCTCAGTCGCTTAAGGCAGGGGTGGATATGGGAATGTCCGGGTACATGTACCGTAAGCATCTCGGGCAGGCCCTGTCGCAAGGATTAATTGAAGAGCAGGATCTGGATACAGCGGTAAGGCGGGTGCTGGAGATGAAGTTCAGACTGGGCTTATTCGAACAACCTTTCGTTGATCCTGACTTTGCAGAGCAGGTGATCGGATGTGAAGAACATATTCAGCTGGCGAGAAAAGTCGCGCAAGAGGGAATCATTTTACTCAAAAATGAAGACAACACCCTTCCGCTCGGTAAAACAGGTACAAAACTGGCGGTCATTGGCCCAAATGCGAACCACGTCTACAACCAGCTTGGCGACTACACCTCGCCGCAGCCGAGAGGACAGATCGTTACGGTGCTGGATGGGATTACGCGCAAGCTTGGTGCTGACACCGGAAAGGTGCTGTACGCACCAGGCTGCCGGATCAAAGGGGATTCCAGAGAGGGCTTTGCGCAAGCGCTCGCCTGTGCTGAAGAAGCAGACACCATCATTATGGTGATGGGAGGGTCAAGTAGCCGGGATTTTGGCGAAGGGACCATTGATCTGCGGACGGGGGCATCCGTTGTTACGGATGATCCATGGAACGATATGGAGTGCGGCGAGGGGATAGACCGCTCGTCTCTGAACCTGATGGGTGTTCAATTGGAACTGGTGCAGGAAGTACATAAGCTGGGGAAACCGGTTATTGTCGTATATATTAACGGCCGGCCGATTGCTGAATCATGGATTGATGAGCATGCCCATGCCATTGTGGAAGCGTGGTATCCGGGGCAGGAGGGAGGCAACGCTATTGCAGATATTCTGTTCGGTGATGTGAATCCATCTGGTCGTCTTACCGTCTCCATTCCCAAGCATGTAGGTCAGCTTCCGGTCAGCTACAATGCCAAACGCACTCGGGGTAAGCGATATCTGGAGATCGATCTGGTACCACAATATCCGTTCGGCTTTGGGCTGAGTTATACAGAATTTAAGTACGAGAATGTAAGAGTTGTGCCGGAAGTGATCGGACCAGACGATGAAGCAGAGGTGCAGGTAGAGGTCACAAATACGGGAGTGGTTGCGGGAAATGAGGTGGTGCAGCTGTATATTACGGATGTATCGGCTTCGGTCACCCGAGCCGAAATTTCGCTGAAGGGTTTCCGTAAAATTCATCTAGAGCCGGGACAGACCCAGACGGTGACGTTCCCTGTGCAAAAAGAACATCTGGAGCTGATCGACTCCCGTCTTCAGCCTGTTCTGGAGCCGGGTGAATTCAAGCTGATGGTTGGTAGCAGCTCCAGAGACTGGGCTGCTTGTAGTTTACACATCCAGAAGGTGGGGGTGTAGGTATGATTCGAATTCAGCGATTCATTCAGGATCTGGCTCAGCAGCAATGGACGGATACCATTGAACTTCTAGAGTGGCAGATGCAGAAAGCCAAGTATATCCGTCCTGGCGAATACGAGTATGAACAGGAGAATGCGGCTGTTCAAAGCTTGAATCCGCTCCATAGCAACCATGGAACGACTTATTTTCTGAGCAAAACCGTAGAGATTCCGGCTAATTGGGAGGAAGATGTGGTCGGATTGATCTTCGAGGCCGGGGGTGAAGGGCTGCTAAGGGTAAATGGCATGCCTTATCACGGACTGGACCGCAATCATGGGTATGTACCGTTACCGAAGAGCCGTGTGGGAACTACGCCTTTGCTGGAGATTGAGCTATATGATCCCATACCGGAACCACATGACCCCTTGAATCGACAGGCGGTCATCCAGCCGCCAATTCAGGGTATCCGAGCCGCTTTGGTTCGTGTTAATTCGTCTTTACAGAGTCTAATGTATAGCATTACGGTACTTGCAGAATCACTCAGAGCATTGCCGGAGAAAGACTTAAAGCGCACCCGTCTTATTCGGGATATTCATCAGGTGATGGATAAGATGTACAACGAGCCGGAGCGCTGGAGTGAAGCGGCGTGGGTGCAGCATTGGGAAGAATGGCTCGCACAGTCGGTGCAGGAGGAAGACCCGGAAGAGGACCGGGACGGATTCATGCATCTGGTTGGGCAGTCCCATATCGATATTGCCTGGCTGTGGCCTGTGCGTGAGACCGTGCGCAAGTCCAGCCGCACCTTCTCCACGATGTGTACTTTGATGGATGAGTATCCGGAGTTCGTGTATTCGCAGAGTCAACCACAGCTGTATGCATTCGTGAAAGAGCACTATCCAGAGCTGTACGAACGAATCAAAGCCCGAATTGCCGAAGGCCGCTGGGAACTAGTTGGTGGCATGTGGGTAGAGCCTGATCTGAACATTCCGAGTGGCGAGTCGCTGGTGCGGCAGATCTTATACGGGCAGAACTTTTATCAGGAGGAGTTCGGCAAGCGTTCAAACATCGAGTGGCTTCCTGACACGTTTGGCTACTGTGCTTCGCTGCCACAACTGCTCAAGCTGGCTGATATTCCTTATTTTATGACCACCAAGCTCAATTGGAATGATACCAACGTTTTCCCGTATGATCTGTTCCACTGGGTGGGCATTGACGGCACCTCGGTGCTTGCGTATCTCAATCATGGAGTGAATGAACA
This window of the Paenibacillus marchantiae genome carries:
- a CDS encoding type 2 periplasmic-binding domain-containing protein, whose product is MKKSWISMLFLVFASMALLSACGSSEDAGTGSDGSGESGGPVTMTFFAPQGKASMEENEFTKFIEDKFDVTLKWDLAPTDALQDRRQLLLASGDYPEVFLHGKFTTSDLQTYGNQGVFLPLQDLIKQYGPNLSKMMEEKPYFKEAVTAPDGNIYALPIFNECYHCTYAQKYWINTEWLDNLGLKMPTTTDELYTFLKAFKEQDPNGNGKADEIPLTGAPNKYVWNGNIDAYLMNSFIYNDNDKYLIVNDGKVDFAANKEEWKKGLEYMHKLYAEGLIDPASFTQNDQAIGQLGNKEGDEVVGSITTALVSYLVNTYDKDITRHQHWDIVPPLKGPDGVQTTGATQSVGEFEFAITNKATEAQQIAAIKIVDYMFSEEGALYAEYGPTEGKGWKKADADEKNINGEPAKYSYYNLPERDPNVVVNESWSQIGAHDLSNTFRNLFAEGQNPLEAEGYGTRLAQATNVYEPYAPKEIYPANVFIRPEDTETAAQLTTAVKDYVMTNMAQFIIGSKSIDKEWDAYVKGFDGLGLSNYLEIYQRAIEKNQ
- a CDS encoding glycoside hydrolase family 3 N-terminal domain-containing protein, which produces MDYKDVSLPIQERTQDLLGRMTTEEKIGQLIQPMGWKTYVKEADGTVQVTDEFKKDIAEGGIGSLYGALRADPWTEVTLETGLTPRQGAVATNEIQRYAMENSRLGIPILFGEECSHGHMAIGATVFPVPLAIGSAWNTELYRKMCEATAVETRSQGGAATYSPVLDVVRDPRWGRTEECFAEDPYLIGELAVEAIKGLQGDRLDSNRTIVATLKHFAAYGSSEGGRNAAPVHMGLRELHEVDLLPFKKAVEAGACSVMTAYNEIDGVPCTSSSYLLNDLLREQWGFDGFVITDFGAIQMLVNGHNTAENGEQAVAQSLKAGVDMGMSGYMYRKHLGQALSQGLIEEQDLDTAVRRVLEMKFRLGLFEQPFVDPDFAEQVIGCEEHIQLARKVAQEGIILLKNEDNTLPLGKTGTKLAVIGPNANHVYNQLGDYTSPQPRGQIVTVLDGITRKLGADTGKVLYAPGCRIKGDSREGFAQALACAEEADTIIMVMGGSSSRDFGEGTIDLRTGASVVTDDPWNDMECGEGIDRSSLNLMGVQLELVQEVHKLGKPVIVVYINGRPIAESWIDEHAHAIVEAWYPGQEGGNAIADILFGDVNPSGRLTVSIPKHVGQLPVSYNAKRTRGKRYLEIDLVPQYPFGFGLSYTEFKYENVRVVPEVIGPDDEAEVQVEVTNTGVVAGNEVVQLYITDVSASVTRAEISLKGFRKIHLEPGQTQTVTFPVQKEHLELIDSRLQPVLEPGEFKLMVGSSSRDWAACSLHIQKVGV
- a CDS encoding helix-turn-helix domain-containing protein; this encodes MNNSWFRRLLLSYLPVFFIVTTILFIIFFQVFNEQNRREALKANEFLASQVTQYLDNSLRSIDFKVLRDILTNPNLKNYYSVTGSEDVYAGIQAVQVIDELKIEYPLIDSIYLVRYNDDTVFSNGKAVPIEEFPDAAFIKDSRAAATQKWVGARSFKAFPTEEGKQVITLIRGVGNGTGLVVVNVDLPTLQKSIMQMYDPEFTFVNIFNRSGGNLWDGGIQDGITAVSPKTDSGEVFSEFTSSYSGWKVQTGLNNGKIVKFALKFYNIWFVFAVAVVLIGVVWVIYVTRRNYKPIQQIVTLIETVASQKQPGAGYTKDNEFRFIQTTLERMIDQTKQYQEEHEENLILQKKYFFQELLEGTRDFTGNELTAEMSRFKLPQLEDRWAVMVVEIDQYSRFMEEYHNQDQSLLKFVLSSILQESARHEGTEVWAEWISDQRLYAILWIPEMEKGEETEQRLLSGYLDRVGQYLNFTVTIGIGRVAVDVRGLRASLKEAVHALEYKAVLGMNRIIPCGEVPSSTNDVYEFLKTISLLVQAMRLSEDVWEKHFDRLFEQIHESVLSRQEIMNTVQLLFQHYNREFAELPREYQERWASVFTPLLPRLEGWETLDDLRALCWEGFRELADEMQTLHCSRKHRSHILEIRKYIEQNYNNPELSLNYLSDLFDINPKYLSKLFKDEIGEKFVDLLISHRIEKAKQLMLETDKAIQEISEEVGYTNYNSFNRAFKNVVGVAPSDYRKAM